One Nicotiana sylvestris chromosome 12, ASM39365v2, whole genome shotgun sequence genomic window carries:
- the LOC104225176 gene encoding putative proline-rich receptor-like protein kinase PERK6 gives MSSSNDDSSPSPPSADSNSSSSNDNNNNNNNNNNNDNNNNNNSQHSSDSSKGGSQSSPPPPPPPPLPPPPPPPPPPLPDSHSRHKSPPLPKHSSNDSNNNHEKAILIGIAAAAGLLLLVMLVFVISCCKRKRRRPRDQMGFYRDNSYRAKGGDYYNNEQQGNWNNNNVQSSEHVVKILSPTNSAGVNSEYSWPIAPPPPPPMSNTSSANFSGTQRSNTSSANFSGTQQQQQQKRKPPNMPPQSPTNISFGLNQKNLTYDDLVTATGGFSKANLLGQGGFGFVHKGVLPNGKEIAVKSLKSNSGQGEREFQTEVEIISRVHHRHLVSLVGYCIAGSQRMLVYEFVPNNTLEYHLHGPGNPVMDFPTRIKIAIGAAKGFAYLHEDCHPRIIHRDIKGANILLDNNFETKVADFGLAKLSADNFTHVSTRIMGTFGYLAPEYASTGKLTEKSDVYSYGIMLLELITGRRPIDVNSDGDNLVDWARPILSRATEGGNYDELIDLRLEGKFDAQQMLCMVTCAAASIRHSAKRRPKMSQIVRTLEGDVSLLDDLNKGSTPGHSGIPGSGESSECDGRSYDIKKVKKSEISSEEFTSSEHGSTGEFVHSRGEA, from the exons ATGTCTTCATCTAACGACGATTCATCACCTAGTCCACCTTCTGCAGATAGTAATAGCTCTTCTTCTAAcgataacaataacaacaataacaataacaataataacgacaataacaataataacaactcCCAACATTCGTCTGATTCATCTAAGGGAGGATCGCAATCCTCTCCACCCCCGCCACCGCCTCCTCCACTgccaccaccaccacctccaccGCCGCCACCCCTACCAGACTCTCATTCAAGACATAAGTCACCACCACTACCAAAACATTCTTCAAATGATAGTAACAATAATCATGAGAAAGCAATACTTATAGGAATTGCTGCAGCAGCAGGATTATTACTTCTTGTTATGCTAGTTTTTGTCATATCTTGCtgtaaaaggaaaagaagaagaccACGTGATCAAATGGGCTTCTACAGGGATAATTCTTATAGAGCCAAGG GTGGTGACTATTATAACAATGAACAACAAGggaattggaacaacaacaatgtcCAATCTTCAGAACATGTTGTTAAAATACTCTCTCCAACTAACAGTGCTGGTGTAAACTCAGAATATAGCTGGCCAATAGCACCACCACCACCGCCACCAATGAGCAATACGAGCTCTGCTAATTTCTCTGGCACGCAACGTAGCAACACGAGCTCTGCTAATTTCTCCggcacacaacaacaacaacaacaaaaacgaAAACCTCCGAATATGCCACCTCAAAGCCCAACAAATATATCATTTGGTCTTAACCAAAAAAATTTAACTTATGATGATTTAGTAACTGCAACTGGAGGATTTTCTAAGGCTAATCTTCTTGGACAAGGTGGTTTTGGATTTGTACATAAAGGGGTTTTACCTAATGGTAAAGAGATTGCTGTAAAAAGTTTAAAATCTAATAGTGGACAAGGAGAAAGAGAATTTCAAACTGAGGTTGAAATTATAAGTCGTGTACATCATCGACATCTTGTGTCTTTAGTTGGTTATTGTATTGCTGGATCTCAAAGGATGTTAGTCTATGAGTTTGTTCCTAACAACACTCTTGAATATCACCTTCATG GACCTGGTAACCCAGTAATGGATTTCCCTACGAGGATTAAAATTGCAATAGGAGCAGCCAAAGGGTTTGCTTATCTTCATGAAGATT GCCACCCTCGCATTATACACAGAGACATTAAAGGTGCAAATATCCTACTGGACAACAACTTTGAAACCAAG GTGGCTGATTTTGGGTTGGCTAAGCTTTCAGCAGATAACTTTACTCATGTGTCTACCCGTATAATGGGAACTTTTGG GTACCTTGCGCCAGAATATGCTTCGACTGGAAAACTGACAGAAAAATCTGATGTATATTCTTATGGTATTATGCTTTTGGAACTTATAACAGGACGTCGTCCTATAGATGTCAACAGTGACGGTGACAACTTAGTTGattgg GCTAGGCCAATTCTTAGTCGTGCAACAGAGGGTGGAAATTATGATGAATTAATAGATCTACGCTTGGAAGGAAAATTTGATGCTCAGCAAATGCTATGTATGGTGACTTGTGCTGCTGCATCAATCAGACATTCTGCTAAAAGACGTCCAAAAATGAGTCAA ATTGTACGTACTTTGGAAGGTGATGTTTCCTTATTGGATGATCTAAATAAAGGATCAACACCAGGTCATAGTGGAATTCCTGGATCAGGAGAAAGTTCTGAATGTGATGGACGTTCATATGATATTAAAAAGGTCAAGAAATCTGAAATATCAAGTGAAGAATTCACAAGTAGTGAACATGGCTCGACTGGTGAATTTGTCCATTCCAGAGGTGAAGCTTAA